One Mugil cephalus isolate CIBA_MC_2020 chromosome 8, CIBA_Mcephalus_1.1, whole genome shotgun sequence genomic window carries:
- the c8h9orf85 gene encoding uncharacterized protein C9orf85 homolog: MSSQKGNVSRSRSQKHKNTIAFKNDKYGATAQVKKANSKVHDGLCQRCKEVLEWKVKYNKYKSLTQPKKCVKCFQKTVKDAYHIICKPCSLQLEICCKCGKKEDIVIPVNSHLDNKEEEEGDEEGQRKKGSRRGKKDVGDLDSDDDDYDDDDFDGLEDEEDEELDNDSRLKKTQNKPAALPDVSLVDIKD, from the exons ATGAGTTCTCAGAAAGGCAATGTATCTCGCTCAAGATCCCAGAAGCATAAAAACACCATTGCCTTCAAGAACGACAAATACGGAGCGACTGCACAAGTGAAG AAGGCAAATTCAAAGGTCCACGATGGGCTCTGTCAGCGCTGTAAAGAAGTACTTGAGTGGAAAGTCAAGTACAATAAATACAAGTCTCTAACGCAGCCCAAAAAATG cgtCAAGTGTTTTCAGAAGACAGTAAAAGATGCGTATCACATCATCTGTAAGCCCTGTTCCCTTCAGCTAGAGATTTGCTGCAAGTGTGGGAAGAAAGAGGACATCGTTATTCC AGTCAACTCACATCTGgacaataaagaagaagaagaaggagacgaggaaggacagagaaaaaaaggcagtAGACGAGGGAAGAAAGACGTGGGTGACTTggacagtgatgatgatgattatgatgacgATGACTTCGACGGCCTTGAAGACGAGGAAGATGAAGAATTGGACAATGACTCAAgactaaaaaagacacagaacaaGCCTGCTGCTCTCCCAGATGTGTCTTTAGTTGatattaaagattaa
- the abhd17b gene encoding alpha/beta hydrolase domain-containing protein 17B, with protein MNHLSISELCCLFCCPPCPSKIASKLAFLPPEPTYSLMCDESGSRWTLHLSERADWQYTAREKEAIECFMTRTSRGNRIACMFVRCSPNARYTLLFSHGNAVDLGQMSSFYIGLGSRINCNVFSYDYSGYGASSGKPSEKNLYADVDAAWHALRSRYGIRPENVIVYGQSIGTVPSVDLASRYESAAVVLHSPLTSGMRVAFPDTKKTYCFDAFPNIDKISKVTSPVLVIHGTEDEVIDFSHGLALYERCQRPVEPLWVEGAGHNDVELYGQYLERLKQFVAHELVNL; from the exons ATGAACCACTTGTCCATCAGCGAGCTATGTTGCCTGTTCTGCTGTCCGCCGTGCCCCAGCAAGATCGCCTCCAAGCTGGCCTTCCTGCCCCCCGAGCCGACCTACAGCCTCATGTGCGACGAGAGCGGCAGCCGGTGGACGCTGCATCTCTCCGAGCGCGCCGACTGGCAGTACACGGCCCGCGAGAAGGAAGCCATCGAGTGCTTCATGACCCGCACCTCGAGAGGGAACCGCATCGCCTGCATGTTCGTCCGCTGCTCGCCCAACGCCCGCTACACTCTGCTGTTCTCCCACGGGAACGCCGTGGACCTGGGCCAGATGAGCAGCTTCTACATTGGCCTGGGCTCACGCATCAACTGCAACGTCTTCTCGTACGACTACTCGGGTTACGGGGCCAGTTCGGGGAAGCCCTCGGAGAAGAACCTGTATGCTGACGTCGACGCCGCCTGGCATGCGCTGCGATCACG GTATGGCATTCGCCCGGAGAACGTGATCGTGTACGGTCAGAGCATCGGCACGGTGCCCTCCGTGGACCTGGCTTCTCGCTACGAAAGCGCTGCGGTCGTCCTCCATTCCCCGCTCACCTCTGGCATGAGAGTGGCCTTCCCCGACACCAAGAAGACCTACTGCTTCGATGCTTTCCCAAA CATTGACAAGATTTCCAAGGTAACGTCACCAGTACTTGTGATCCACGGCACCGAGGACGAGGTCATCGACTTCTCCCACGGCCTCGCGCTGTACGAGCGCTGCCAGCGCCCCGTGGAGCCACTCTGGGTGGAGGGGGCCGGACACAACGACGTGGAGCTCTACGGACAGTACCTGGAGAGGCTCAAACAGTTTGTCGCGCATGAGCTGGTCAACTTGTAG